The following proteins are encoded in a genomic region of Drosophila miranda strain MSH22 chromosome 4, D.miranda_PacBio2.1, whole genome shotgun sequence:
- the LOC108163735 gene encoding dnaJ homolog subfamily A member 2, whose product MDNLNLYEVLGVAPDATEKEIKKNYRRLAKEFHPDKNPDAGDKFKEIAFAYEVLSDPEKRRIYDRHGLKGLQEGAEGFADASDLLNQWFPFGGAAGGRPKREGKVFMKLDLTLEEIYVGGMKKTVDYNRQKLCSKCNGDGGPQDAHESCEACGGVGRTAAFTFIGLSPFNASCPACDGRGFTIKDNMKCSPCRGSGFVEEKMKRDLIVERGAPNMLKVSFNKEGHQMRGGEYGDLIVVLAQQHHPTFERRHANLYMNDLEISITEALCGYAHCFDHLDGRPVCLRTQPGQVLQHNHIKMLRGGGMPVFNSPTDKGDLYMKFRVNFPENNFATPVQMAQLEEVLPPKERIVIPEGAEVVEMSDYKPQARPNPSGDDEEHGQSPHFENVQCQTA is encoded by the exons ATGGACAATTTGAACCTATATGAAGTGCTGGGAGTTGCTCCGGATGCAACCGAGAAAGAAATTAAAAAG AACTATCGCAGATTGGCCAAAGAATTCCATCCAGATAAAAATCCCGATGCTGGTGACAAGTTCAAGGAGATTGCTTTTGCCTATGAGGTGCTGTCCGATCCGGAGAAACGTCGTATATACGACCGTCATGGCTTAAAGGGGCTGCAGGAGGGCGCCGAAGGTTTTGCCGATGCCTCCGATCTCTTGAATCAATGGTTTCCGTTCGGTGGTGCCGCCGGCGGTCGTCCCAAGCGGGAGGGAAAAGTTTTCATGAAACTGGATCTAACGCTGGAGGAGATTTATGTTGGTGGCATGAAGAAAACAGTTGACTACAATCGCCAGAAGTTGTGCAGCAAATGCAACGGCGATGGTGGGCCCCAGGACGCACATGAGAGCTGTGAGGCTTGTGGCGGTGTCGGACGAACAGCTGCTTTCACCTTCATAGGGCTAAGCCCCTTCAATGCA AGCTGCCCGGCATGCGATGGACGTGGTTTTACCATCAAAGACAACATGAAATGTAGCCCATGTCGTGGCAGTGGCTTTGTGGAGGAGAAAATGAAACGGGATCTGATTGTGGAGCGTGGAGCTCCAAACATGCTGAAGGTGTCCTTCAACAAAGAGGGGCATCAGATGCGTGGCGGCGAATATGGCGATCTGATTGTCGTGCTCGCCCAGCAACACCATCCAACCTTTGAACGACGTCACGCTAATCTCTATATGAATGACCTGGAGATTAGCATAACCGAGGCTCTCTGCGGCTATGCGCATTGTTTCGACCATCTGGATGGCCGTCCCGTATGTTTGCGCACCCAACCTGGCCAGGTGTTGCAGCACAATCACATCAAGATGCTGCGTGGCGGTGGCATGCCCGTTTTCAACTCGCCCACCGACAAGGGTGATCTTTATATGAAGTTTAGGGTGAATTTCCCTGAGAACAATTTTGCCACGCCAGTGCAGATGGCCCAGTTGGAGGAAGTGCTGCCGCCCAAGGAACGCATTGTCATTCCAGAGGGAGCCGAGGTGGTTGAGATGAGCGACTACAAGCCACAAGCGCGTCCTAATCCAAGCGGGGATGATGAAGAGCACGGACAATCGCCCCACTTTGAGAACGTCCAGTGCCAGACGGCTTAG
- the LOC108163184 gene encoding NAD-dependent histone deacetylase sirtuin-1 translates to MMENFEEIHLGHIITKDLSDMADVQLPNAKEFLSFENTSTNFEFGAEILATATATTSTATATSTSTSTATGGGPAAKANVEIKTKIFEEQEIGANMDMGAEILNVLPPLQQQSKILEKSNSECDDEEEEEEDDEDDDDDDDDDDDEDEEATGEETNEDEDDTSSDCSSVGGGGATDWKLRWLQRELYTGRVHRQVIASIMPHFATGLAADTDDSVLWDYLAHLLNEPKRRNKLPNVNTFCDVIDLVQKSSRIIVLTGAGVSVSCGIPDFRSTNGIYARLAHDFPDLPDPQAMFDINYFKRDPRPFYKFAREIYPGEFRPSPCHRFIKMLETKGKLLRNYTQNIDTLERVAGIQRVIECHGSFSTASCTKCKFKCNADALRADIFAQRIPVCPQCQPNKEQSVDASVAVTEDELRQLVENGIMKPDIVFFGEGLPDEYHTVMATDKDCCDLLIVIGSSLKVRPVAHIPSSIPATVPQILINREQLHHLKFDVELLGDSDVIINQICHRLSGDDGCWKQMCSEEAMLTECKNLMPPEHHHHLGLHHHQYLHHRHCISESEQQSQLDTDTQSLKSNGSTDYILGSAGTCSDSGFESSTFTSTGNTSKRPQSADDAHDRAAIERIKTDILVELNQTTLSCDRLAAAAAVPLPAASPGDAPVESYRHLSIDSSKDSGIEQCDNEASSANSANPYVRPSNLVQETKTVVGPRLPPRPAQRGGKRQTAAERLVPGTFYCHTNNCSYVFPGAQVFWDNEYSDDDDEDDEVMRKDGRMMPKGHAADLFGNMGGANDDDDDDEDACDLNSVPLSPLLPPSLEAHIVTEIAGGVSGLDDSELPLDSSPSKKRTSSSLEQQQPAPAIAGETPPSKKRRPSEEEETPPPTNVV, encoded by the exons ATGATGGAAAACTTCGAGGAAATTCACTTGGGTCATATTATTACCAAGGATTTGTCCGACATGGCCGATGTTCAATTGCCGAATGCCAAAGAGTTTCTCAGCTTTGAGAACACTTCAACAAATTTTGAATTTGGCGCCGAAATtctggcaacggcaacggcaacaacgtcgactgcgactgcgacatCTACATCAACATCGACAGCAACAGGCGGCGGACCGGCAGCCAAAGCAAATGTtgaaatcaaaacaaaaatatttgaagAACAAGAAATTGGCGCCAATATGGATATGGGAGCAGAAATATTGAATGTACTTCCGCCGCTGCAGCAACAGTCCAAAATTCTAGAAAAGTCCAACTCCGAGTGTGACGATGAagaagaggaagaggaggatgatgaagacgacgacgacgacgacgatgatgatgatgatgaggacgAGGAGGCCACTGGCGAAGAGACCAACGAGGATGAGGACGACACCAGCTCGGACTGCTCATCGGTAGGAGGTGGTGGTGCCACCGACTGGAAGCTCCGCTGGCTGCAACGCGAACTTTACACAGGTCGTGTGCACCGCCAGGTGATTGCCAGCATTATGCCACACTTTGCCACAGGTCTGGCCGCCGACACTGATGACTCAGTGCTGTGGGATTATCTGGCCCATCTTTTGAACGAGCCGAAGCGGCGAAACAAGCTTCCGAATGTCAATACCTTTTGCGATGTCATCGATCTGGTGCAGAAATCTTCCCGAATTATTGTGCTGACTGGCGCTGGAGTGTCTGTCTCCTGTGGCATACCAGACTTTCGCTCCACCAATGGCATCTATGCCCGTCTGGCCCATGATTTTCCCGATTTACCAGATCCGCAGGCCATGTTTGATATCAACTACTTCAAGCGTGATCCGCGGCCCTTCTACAAGTTTGCACGGGAGATCTATCCGGGGGAGTTTAGGCCCTCGCCCTGTCATCGTTTCATAAAGATGCTGGAGACCAAAGGCAAGCTGCTGCGCAATTATACGCAGAATATCGATACTCTGGAGCGGGTGGCAGGCATTCAGCGGGTCATTGAATGCCACGGATCCTTCTCGACGGCCTCGTGCACCAAATGCAAGTTCAAGTGCAATGCGGATGCCCTGCGGGCTGACATCTTTGCCCAGCGCATACCCGTCTGTCCGCAGTGCCAGCCCAACAAGGAGCAGAGTGTGGATGCCTCGGTGGCCGTAACCGAAGATGAGCTCCGGCAACTGGTCGAGAATGGCATTATGAAGCCCGACATTGTTTTCTTCGGAGAGG GTTTACCCGATGAGTACCATACAGTGATGGCCACAGACAAGGACTGTTGCGATCTGTTGATTGTGATTGGCTCCTCGTTGAAAGTGCGACCCGTGGCACACATTCCCAGCAGTATACCGGCAACAGTGCCGCAGATTCTCATCAATAGGGAGCAGTTGCATCATCTGAAATTTGACGTGGAGTTGCTGGGTGACTCTGATGTTATTATCAATCAGATCTGTCACCGTTTATCAGGAGACGATGGCTGCTGGAAGCAGATGTGCTCCGAGGAGGCAATGCTCACCGAATGCAAGAATCTAATGCCGCCCGAGCATCATCATCACCTTGGCCTACATCATCATCAATATCTACACCATCGACACTGCATCTCGGAGAGCGAGCAGCAGTCACAGTTGGACACAGACACGCAGTCCCTAAAGTCGAATGGGTCTACCGATTACATTTTGGGTTCGGCTGGAACTTGCTCAGACTCGGGCTTTGAGTCCTCCACATTCACATCCACAGGCAACACTAGCAAGCGCCCACAAAGTGCTGATGATGCCCATGATCGGGCTGCTATTGAGCGTATCAAGACAGACATTCTGGTGGAGCTAAATCAGACTACTTTGAGCTGTGACCGTctggctgcagcagcagcggtacCACTACCTGCCGCTTCACCCGGGGATGCGCCAGTAGAGAGCTATCGTCACTTGTCGATCGACTCCTCAAAGGACAGCGGTATCGAGCAGTGCGACAACGAAGCCTCCTCCGCCAACTCTGCCAACCCCTATGTTCGGCCCAGTAATCTGGTCCAAGAGACCAAGACGGTAGTGGGGCCCAGGCTACCACCAAGGCCGGCACAGCGCGGCGGCAAGCGACAGACAGCCGCCGAGCGTCTTGTCCCAGGCACCTTTTATTGTCACACGAACAACTGTTCGTATGTGTTCCCGGGTGCCCAGGTCTTCTGGGATAACGAGTAcagtgatgatgatgatgaggatgaCGAGGTGATGCGTAAGGATGGCAGGATGATGCCCAAGGGACATGCTGCAGATCTCTTTGGCAATATGGGAGGAGCcaacgatgatgatgacgatgatgaggaCGCCTGCGATCTGAATTCCGTACCATTGTCACCACTACTGCCGCCATCGCTAGAGGCACACATTGTCACCGAGATAGCTGGTGGCGTTAGCGGGCTAGATGACTCTGAGCTTCCATTGGACAGCAGTCCCAGTAAGAAGAGAACAAGCTCCAGCCTTGAGCAACAACAGCCAGCACCAGCGATTGCGGGTGAAACGCCGCCATCGAAGAAGCGACGGCCcagcgaggaggaggagactCCTCCTCCGACAAACGTCGTGTAA
- the LOC108163734 gene encoding protein hunchback, producing MDLPSMVESTGGRLVVRNLFNNTSIYHVPVANADEAADPANMSLLAQEVAWFQEQPPNDGGQLPQLPQCKIRRNYSCNQCTFFTQNPRNHLSHLRDVHGEKITINECKLCLYASRHFQKLVRHMKMVHGCTDTGKGLPGEERQPGRGKRNLSREARKRRLEESIEMPRPSGAGQWDGNVITPGLVHIMQNGPSLEQLKSELKQQEQELLVKLQAYNRQQEMQELQRIVANGDNIFSMAFEYQRKLMPPMLDSNGSVQTELNNNSSSDSEGSSPVNEETLALAMADDSKKYQCQKCSYSTPLRARFKKHVKYHSMPLIKCDLCDFHSPYKWNLDRHTKNHGADGHFKCSLCDFSTDIKQSLTIHELNHHAPAVGHPIRRRHLKEREEKLDLGASSSKKVLPTPRPVIPLIDVSMELPGISCSHCHQLVPNAMELVKHLQLCPPALANTKHLRASCLASQELPASPEEDYPAAGSDLSYCGVETAPGYGEVTEPYVVDDANDSTRMKKVFKCPHCTFWAATASRFHVHIVGHLNRKPFECSLCAYRSNWRWDITKHIRLKANRDKSHNQARVLMNDETGRRNYTKYNQYLTLMKVNPSTEEPKATRTGEQYDPMTEMMTEEGQLPKKKSAMKHIIEMEAADSLTGAGQSFYRNIWDTDLQQPQTSTDAIVSPAGDEQN from the exons ATGGATTTGCCATCAATGGTAGAAAGCACTGGCGGCCGTCTGGTTGTGCGCAATCTATTCAATAATACGTCCATTTATCACGTACCTGTGGCAAATGCTGACGAGGCCGCGGATCCGGCTAACATGTCATTACTCGCACAGGAAGTCGCATGGTTCCAGGAACAGCCGCCTAATGATGGCGGCCAGTTGCCGCAACTGCCGCAGTGCAAGATACGCAGGAACTATAGCTGCAATCAGTGCACATTCTTCACCCAGAATCCGCGCAATCATCTGTCGCACCTGCGCGACGTCCACGGCGAAAAGATCACCATAAACGAGTGCAAGCTGTGCCTCTATGCCTCGCGTCATTTCCAGAAACTGGTGCGTCACATGAAAATGGTGCATGGCTGCACCGATACGGGTAAGGGCCTGCCCGGCGAAGAGCGCCAGCCGGGTCGTGGCAAGCGCAATCTGAGTCGCGAAGCGCGCAAGCGTCGCCTCGAGGAGAGCATCGAAATGCCACGACCTTCTGGCGCTGGGCAATGGGACGGCAACGTCATCACTCCCGGACTGGTGCACATCATGCAGAACGGTCCCTCGCTGGAGCAGCTAAAGAGTGAGCTgaagcagcaggagcaggagctgctGGTCAAGTTACAGGCCTACAATCGCCAGCAGGAGATGCAGGAGCTGCAGAGGATCGTGGCCAATGGTGATAATATTTTCTCGATGGCCTTTGAGTATCAGCGCAAGTTGATGCCACCCATGCTGGACAGCAATGGATCCGTCCAAACGGAGctgaacaacaacagcagctccGACTCCGAGGGCAGCAGTCCAGTCAACGAGGAGACTTTGGCCTTGGCCATGGCCGACGATTCGAAGAAGTACCAGTGCCAGAAGTGCTCCTATAGTACTCCGCTTCGTGCCAGATTTAAGAAGCATGTCAAATACCATTCGATGCCATTGATCAAATGCGACTTATGCGACTTCCACTCCCCTTACAAGTGGAATCTGGACAGACACACCAAGAACCATGGCGCCGATGGACACTTTAAGTGCAGCCTCTGCGACTTTAGCACGGACATCAAGCAGTCCCTGACCATACACGAGCTGAACCATCATGCGCCCGCCGTGGGGCATCCCATTCGTCGTCGCCACCTCAAAGAGCGGGAGGAGAAGCTGGACCTGGGAGCGAGCAGCTCCAAAAAGGTCTTGCCAACTCCGCGACCAGTCATACCTCTCATCGACGTGTCGATGGAGTTGCCGGGGATCAGCTGCTCCCACTGCCATCAGCTCGTGCCCAATGCCATGGAGCTTGTCAAGCATCTGCAGTTGTGCCCGCCAGCTTTGGCCAACACTAAGCACCTGAGGGCTTCTTGCCTGGCCAGCCAAGAGCTGCCGGCCTCACCGGAAGAGGATTACCCAGCTGCAGGCAGTGATCTCAGCTACTGCGGCGTGGAAACGGCCCCTGGCTATGGAGAG GTCACGGAACCGTACGTAGTCGATGATGCCAATGATTCAACTCGTATGAAAAAGGTCTTCAAGTGTCCACATTGCACTTTTTGGGCAGCCACCGCCTCGCGTTTCCATGTCCACATTGTGGGCCATCTGAATCGGAAGCCCTTCGAGTGCTCGCTGTGCGCCTATCGCTCCAACTGGCGCTGGGACATCACCAAGCACATACGCTTGAAGGCGAATCGTGACAAGTCCCACAACCAGGCACGGGTGCTGATGAACGATGAGACCGGACGACGCAACTACACAAAGTACAATCAGTATTTGACTCTAATGAAAGTCAATCCAAGCACAGAAGAGCCAAAAGCCACACGCACGGGTGAACAATACGATCCAATGACGGAGATGATGACTGAGGAAGGACAGCTCCCCAAGAAGAAGTCAGCAATGAAGCACATTATCGAAATGGAAGCTGCAGATTCTCTTACTGGTGCGGGGCAGTCATTCTATCGCAATATCTGGGACACAGATCTGCAGCAACCACAAACATCCACAGACGCGATTGTGTCGCCCGCCGGTGATGAACAAAATTAG
- the LOC108161174 gene encoding glycogen synthase kinase-3 alpha: MGHQYPVTIPPNAELKVLPVADQPGIEKEPVIIKFRRSIGHGAFGRVYIGTVNYSRKAMAIKQTCLDTSLCYREPEIMNRLQGHCNIRHLHMHTIVPLGNPPQKYMLLVMDYLPMTLEQFIRRSLQRSNGIDLVYIRIISYQLFRGLAYLHSMGICHRDIKPENLMMNDRTMLLQLSDFGSAKFLRAKEPSITYICSRFYRAPEMYANCRYYNCSVDIWSAGCVLAELFKGEALFSSVHHNEEQLRWMVQLLGTDGLQHAPEIRQMCGAKNRTLPITRRRTWDKILGRAVPPDLAEVLNRCLVYDPKARIYPLYACAHESYDELRSMEFLDMKMPNGNELPPLFNFSKYELNIHSELWVHLLPLYLYNKYKPSGPKKIMGTFTK; encoded by the exons atgg GTCATCAATATCCAGTTACAATACCGCCAAATGCTGAATTAAAAGTTCTGCCTGTAGCAGACCAGCCGGGTATCGAGAAGGAGCCGGTGATTATCAAGTTTAGGAGGTCGATTGGTCACGGCGCTTTTGGGCGTGTGTATATCGGAACCGTTAACTATTCCCGCAAGGCGATGGCCATCAAGCAGACCTGTTTGGACACGTCCCTCTGCTACCGCGAGCCGGAGATTATGAACCGGCTGCAGGGACACTGCAACATTCGGCACCTGCACATGCACACGATTGTACCGTTGGGGAATCCCCCGCAAAAGTACATGCTGCTGGTCATGGACTACCTACCCATGACCCTGGAGCAGTTCATACGCCGTTCGCTGCAACGTAGTAATGGCATTGACCTGGTCTACATTCGCATAATCTCCTACCAACTCTTCCGGGGACTGGCCTATCTGCACTCCATGGGGATCTGTCATCGCGACATCAAGCCCGAGAATCTGATGATGAACGACCGGACGATGCTGCTCCAACTGTCCGACTTTGGCAGTGCCAAGTTCCTGCGCGCGAAGGAGCCAAGTATCACCTACATCTGTTCGCGTTTCTATCGCGCCCCAGAAATGTACGCCAATTGTCGTTACTACAACTGTTCCGTGGACATCTGGAGCGCGGGCTGTGTGCTGGCCGAACTGTTCAAGGGGGAAGCACTTTTTAGTAGCGTCCACCACAACGAGGAGCAACTGCGTTGGATGGTTCAACTGCTGGGCACTGACGGTCTGCAGCATGCCCCGGAGATTCGCCAGATGTGTGGGGCTAAGAATCGCACACTTCCCATAACTAGACGTCGCACCTGGGATAAGATTCTAGGCAGGGCCGTGCCTCCAGATCTGGCCGAGGTGCTGAACCGCTGTCTGGTCTACGACCCCAAGGCGAGGATCTACCCCTTATATGCCTGTGCCCACGAAAGCTAcgacgagctgcgcagcaTGGAGTTCCTGGACATGAAAATGCCGAACGGCAACGAACTGCCGCCACTGTTCAACTTTAGCAAGTACGAGCTGAATATCCATTCAGAATTGTGGGTGCATCTGCTGCCCCTGTACCTGTACAATAAGTATAAGCCAAGCGGACCCAAAAAAATTATGGGGACTTTTACAAAATAA